Genomic window (Acyrthosiphon pisum isolate AL4f unplaced genomic scaffold, pea_aphid_22Mar2018_4r6ur Scaffold_20922;HRSCAF=22543, whole genome shotgun sequence):
CGACAGATATTTCGAATTATCGAGGGGACCGGAATACATGTATTTTCTTCTAACTATAGAGGTTTTTTCACCAAACATAAGTATCTTTCAACTtctgtacttttaatttttattactaaatgtaataaacgaataaataaatatttacatagcaatatcatataatatataataattatcattcaaattttctatatttttattaatatttctattaatgttaattattatttttgaccgCTGTACCCAACAGTACGGTTAGGTATAGCTAGAGATGTgagtttgtattatacagtggtataatactgtattatacgtggtattatacacatggtataaaataattttatacagacggtatagaaaaaaaaaaataatgggttatttttagtcattaccacgattaaagataaaaactattatcatttattattgttattattattaataagtatactgtatacctgtaTACTGCAATCAACTTATTGGCTTAatgccattttatataatatataaaatggcatatatataatatataaaatggtatatattatatacaattttagtaactcaaatatttatttttaagtagtacactagtatagtagtacctatagaatggatctctaataaaatacagtattagtattaatataaaaattaaaaatataaaatataataaattgtaacatgtttatttagcattcaggtgttaaaaattaggtacttaaatcaatttattgtactattatattattgtNNNNNNNNNNNNNNNNNNNNNNNNNNNNNNNNNNNNNNNNNNNNNNNNNNacagacacaaaaaaaattaaaaaaaaaataaaaaaaaaaacacacatcattgtaaaatcaatacattcatcgttccactcagaatctaaaatgatacttataaatttatttttagaagattAATCGATAAAAGTAAATCTATAgccaacaaaataacttaaaacattaaaatattatatgttctaCTGATTTCATGCCAGTTTTTCTtatgatttgtttaaaaaaattaaaaatttataaagtaatacaatttaaaattgccaatttattatctttaattcCGGAATGTTCTATTGAGCTAACaaaagttgaattatttttgttgaaaaaatgtaatataccaaATAGTAAATGCCCATcattttcacgtattataatttataatttatattaaactaaatagtaACAATTTAACCGATACATAAGAAACTATCACTATGCAGTGATAGGTACTAAGTATTTGTATTCAGTGAATTTATAGTGAGATGTGAAATACGATTTAGTGGCCCATGATTGATCCATTACATTTTAGTTAGccactaaattatataaaaaaataaaaaaaaataaaaaaacacacatcattgtaaaatcaatacattcatcgttccactcagaatctaaaactttaaattgtgtaatatgataaaaaattcacGATTTAATAGCTTATACATTTAtgactcaaaaataatttaaaacaaattaaataacttataattatttgtatctacttaatataacgaacaaacaattttgtaatttataatttaatattattaaaattaataatcacttgtaaaaaatgtaggtattataacattttatgcttgactaaatattatttttataaataaactaaccTAACACTTTAATGtgcaaaaaaaaactacttcaccatattttttggtaaaaaagtgaATAAATAATGTCCAAAAGccaaaaaatgtactttatgactttaaaaatgtgtacttaaATGAACGTAGTGAACAATTTTGACCAGTTAATTTCACATTATCACATCTCctataataaactgtataatataattataggtgtaTGGAAAACACATAAGGCTCGAATGTCCCAAGAACAGTGGCTCAATGTATTATAACTACAAAAACTTTTTTCCCCTAATTCTTATTGCCATTTGTGATTCAAATTATTCGAATCGTCGATGTCGGGTTCTATGCGGGAAAGAAAGCGACTGTAATGTGTTGAAAACTTCAACATCCGGTAAAAAGTTGTACTCGGTTAGTGTAAATTTTCCACCAGATCAATGCTTACCAGGTGACGATAATGGCGTGCCACAGCCGTTTATTTTAGATGCCGACGAAGCTTTTGCAGCACTTCACAAAAATTTGCTACGACCGTTTCCAGGCAGAACATCAAACAACAACAGAAGGATTTTCAACTATCGTTTATCGAGGGCCCGTCAATGCATAGAATGTTCGTTTGGAATTTTGTCTCAAAAATGGCGAGTATTTCAAACGAGCATGTCAGTTGACCCAAATGTTGCAGTCAAAATAACAAAAGCCTGCTGCGTCTTACATAACGTTTTTCCCGTATGAATATGCCAATTGAATAAACTGTATTTAATTGTCGGCGGTTATTTAAAAACCGCGACCGCACCGTTCCGTGTGTAGATTATCGTAAATTCA
Coding sequences:
- the LOC115034731 gene encoding uncharacterized protein LOC115034731, whose protein sequence is VYGKHIRLECPKNSGSMYYNYKNFFPLILIAICDSNYSNRRCRVLCGKESDCNVLKTSTSGKKLYSVSVNFPPDQCLPGDDNGVPQPFILDADEAFAALHKNLLRPFPGRTSNNNRRIFNYRLSRARQCIECSFGILSQKWRVFQTSMSVDPNVAVKITKACCVLHNVFPV